GCCCACCACGATAGGGGTCAGCACAGCTGGGAAAACTACCAGGTCGCGTGTGCAGAGGGTAGGATAGATGCCTGCTTCTCTTTGTTTAATCAGCACGGATGCATCACCTTCGAAGTCGGCAATCATCTGGATTCGTGTATTTGAATTATCGTTCATATTTGTTAAATAAACACTTTTTGGGGGTGTAAATTTGATGAATATACTTTTTTAGTTTGCAAAGTTAGTGATTTTTAGCGAAAATCCCATCTATTTTTCCGAAAAACTCCTCTTTATTATATTTTATTTTTAATAGAGGAGGGTAAATGTAATAAAATGCTTAAATTTGCGTTATGATTTTAAGTAAAAAAGTTAGGATAAATGGCAGAATTTAAGTTTAAGCAATTTGAAATTCACCAAGACCGTTGTGCCATGAAGGTGGGTACGGATGGTGTGCTGCTGGGGGCATGGGCTCCTGGCGGCAAGCGTATATTGGATATTGGTTCCGGAACAGGACTCATTTCGCTGATGATGGCGCAACGCTGCCAGGAGGCACAGGTGATAGGTGTTGATCTGGATGCTGAGGCTTGTGAAGAGGCTTGCGAGAATGTGGCGGCTAGTCCCTTCGCCGACAGGGTGAGCATAGTGTGCTGCCGCTTGCAGAATTATGAATCGGCAGAGAAATTTGATGCCATCGTAAGTAATCCTCCCTTCTTCTTGAATAGTCTGAAAAATCCAGACAGTAAAAGGTCGATGGCCCGCCATGCTGACAGCTTGCCGTTTAGGGATCTTTTTCTGGGGGTAAAACGATTGCTTTCTGAAGAGGGCGTGTTCTCGGCAATAGTTCCGTCGGAAGTACTGGATGCTTTTACGTCAGAAGCCTATCTGCTAGGCTTTTGCCTTGTTCGCCAATGTGGGGTTAAAACGGTGGAACGGAAGCAGCCTAAGCGCTTTATGCTGACCTTTGCCAGACATAGAACGATGAAAATGGAAAATACGATTGAGGTAATGATGGATTCTGACGGAAATCGGTCGGAATGGTATACGAAAATTACGGAGGAATTCTATGTAAGTTAATCTTGATAGTAAGCTAATCTTGATAAGAAGATAGATGATAGTAGCTTTATATCCAAGATGTTGTTTTTGAATAAAAAACAGGAGTTGGAAGTTAGAAGTTGCAGGAGGTATAATCACGCCTGCAAAATTTTCTGATTTCCAACTCCTGTCATTTTAAAGGTTCAATTTGCGTTGCACCAGTTTGCTGATGGCTTCAACTCGCTTGCTCTGTCGCTGGATATCCTTCTGGATGTCATCGCGAACCACATTGATGTCGTTGAAGAAATCTGCAAAGGCCGATTGAATCATGTTGGGCTTGCGGACATTTTTATCGGCAAACGGATTGATGATCATCTTGATGCCTTTCTCTTCCAGATGCACGTCAATGTCGGCGCCAGTCATCACCGGGTCGCCGTCGTAATGGATAACACCCGGCTTGCTGCGTGAAATGTGGAGCTTTTTGCAGCGAAACGACTTTATCTTGGAGTTCTTGTCGAGTGTCTTGTTGAACATGTCGAAACTAACCTGTGATGCCTCCAGAACATCGAATGGTTCCATGATGACAACGTCCATCAGGCCATCGCTCATGGATGCCTGCGGGGCAATGTAGGCATTGTTGCCATATTGCGAGGCGTTGGCGCAGGAAATGAGGAAGGCCTTGTATTGCTTGGTGCCTGTCTCGTCTTCCAGCGTATAGGTCTCCGGCTCATATTTCAGTCCCTCTCTGAGAATGTTCTCTGCATAACTGATTGGTCCTCGCTTTCCGCTCTCGGCAAATTTCATGCTGACGAAGGCGTCGAATCCCATTCCGCAGGTGCAGAAGAAAGGGTAGTCGTTGATGACTCCATAGTCAAGGTCGCGTATCTGGCAAGCATTGATTACCTCGATGCTCTTTTTCAAGTTCATAGGCAAAAGCAGGTGGCGCGCCAGTCCGTTGCCGGAACCGCAAGGCAGGATGCCCAGGGCTGTATCTGAATGGACGATGGATCGGGCTACTTCGTTGACGGTGCCGTCGCCACCCACTGCCACCACGATGTCGGCATGGTCGTCTCTGGCTTCGGCTGCAATCTCAGATGCGTGCCCGGCCCTTTCGGTTAACCTTATCTCGTACTCGAACAGCTCCTTGTCCAAAGTAGAATCTATCAAACTGGGAACAGCTGCTTTGCTGCTGGTTCCAGAAATCGGGTTCATGATGAAAACTATCTTTTTTTTCATATCTTAGTCAAGAAAACGTAATATTTAAAGTGCAAAAGTAATAAAAATCTCTAAAATAGCAAGAAATATCCATTAAAAAAACTCTAAAAGTAAACTTTCTTAGGAAAAAAGCGGTTATATTAGTCTTTTTTTGTATCTTTGCACCCTGAAACTTAGAATAAATATAAAAAGAAAATAAAGTACACCTATTTATAATGGGACAATTACAAGAAAGATACAAGAATTATCGTGTTCCTCAGAAGTATATGGATGCCGGTGTGTATCCATACTTCCGCGAGATCACAAGTAAGCAGATGACAGAAGTTACCGACATCGACGGACACCACATCCTGATGTTCGGTTCTAATGCTTATCAGGGTTTGACAAACGACCAGCGTGTCATCGATGCAGCCAAGGCTGCTCTTGACAAGTATGGCTCAGGCTGTGCGGGTAGTCGTTTCCTCAATGGTACCCTCGATTTACATGTACAGCTCGAGAAGGAGCTTGCAGAGTTTATGGGTAAGGACGAGACATTGTGCTTCTCTACTGGTTTCTCTGTGAACCAGGGTGTGTTGGCATGTGTTGTGGGTCGCGGTGATTATATCATCTGCGACGACCGTGACCACGCCAGTATCGTAGATGGCCGCCGTCTCTCATTCGCTACCCAGCTTCACTACAAGCACAACGACATGGAAGATTTGGAGCGCGTGCTCTCTAAGCTTCCTGAGAATGCTGTCAAGCTCATCGTGGTTGATGGCGTATTCTCTATGGAGGGTGATTTGGCCAACTTGCCTGAGATTGTAAAGCTCAAGCATAAGTACAACTGCTCTATCATGGTGGATGAGGCTCATGGTCTCGGTGTATTCGGTAAGCAGGGACGTGGTGTCTGCGACCACTTCGGCTTGACAGATGAGGTAGACCTTATCATGGGTACATTCTCTAAGAGTTTGGCTTCTATCGGTGGTTTCATCGCATCAGACAAGGATACTATCAACTTCCTCCGTCACAACTGCCGTACTTACATCTTTAGTGCATCCAATACTCCAGCAGCTACCGCTGCTGCTCTTGAGGCACTCCACATCATTCAGAAAGAGCCAGAGCGTTTCAAGAATCTGTGGGATGTAACTAACTATGCCTTGAAGCGTTTCCGCGAGGAGGGTTTTGAGATTGGTGAGACCGAGAGTCCTATCATTCCTCTCTACGTTCGCGATGCTGAGAAGACATTCGTTGTTACTAAGTTGGCTTACGATGCGGGTGTATTCATCAATCCGGTTATTCCTCCAGCATGTGCTCCACAGGATACATTGGTACGTTTTGCCCTCATGGCAACTCATACCAAGGATCAGGTAGAGAAGGCTGTTCAGATTTTGAAGAAGATTTTCGTAGAGGAAGGAATCATCAAGGCGTAATGGCAATAAGGATGGCGATAGCTGATTTCTCAGAATCGCTATATATAATAAGGTATAAAGGGCAGCTTTTTCGGAAGTTGCCCTTTTATTTTGGGCAAAAAACAAGAAAATGAATATTTTTTTGAAAAAAGTTGCCCGAAAATTTGGTGGAATCAGAAAATTGTTGTACCTTTGCACCCGCAATTCAGAAATGATGCTTACGCTAACAAAGATAAGTTGCGGTGAGAATGAAAGCGGGGTGTAGCGCAGCCCGGTAGCGCTCCTGTTTTGGGAACAGGTGGTCGCAGGTTCGAATCCTGTCGCCCCGACTCAATCTTCTCTAGTGACGGATAGCATAAGTAAAAGCGGGGTGTAGCGCAGCCCGGTAGCGCTCCTGTTTTGGGAACAGGTGGTCGCAGGTTCGAATCCTGTCGCCCCGACTTGATTGTTTCTGATGATAAATTGCTAATGTAGAAGCGGGGTGTAGCGCAGCCCGGTAGCGCTCCTGTTTTGGGAACAGGTGGTCGCAGGTTCGAATCCTGTCGCCCCGACATTCAAGAAAGCTAAGAAGATTAAATCTTCTTAGCTTTCTTGCTTTATATAAGTTTAATTTAAAAATGTTACTATCATGATTATTACGATTGCGCGCCAGTGTGGATGTGGCGCTGTTCGTGTGGGCAGGTTGCTTGCTGAACATTATGGTATTCCTTTCTATACCCGTAAAAATTTGATGGAAATGGCTGAAGAGCGTGGAATCCTTGACGAGATGGAGGCTTTCTTCGATGAAACTCCTGTGGATGAATTGCTCTTTTCTATGTCTTCCCTAGGTGAGAACCAGAAACTGCTCACCGAAAAACCTCTTCATGCTTTGGCGGATATGATCGGACAGGAGAATTGTATCATCATCGGACGCTGTGGAAATTATATCTTCAGAGAGCGCAAGGATCTGGTATCCGTGTTCCTGAAAGGTGGTCTGGAGGCTCGTATCGAGGAAATCCAGGAGGAACAGGGATTAACCCGTAATGAGGCTGCCGAGTTTGTGGAACATGCCGATTATTGCCGTGTAGCTTATCACCAGTATTATACCGGACTAACATGGGGTAATGCGGATGATTATGACGTTTGTCTGGATACGGTTCGCCTGGGCGTAGAGAAGACGGCAAGTGCCATTGAGACTTATGTAGAAGCGGTATTGTAAAAGTAAGGAGTTACCTGTTAGGAGGTTTTAAAGGACTACTAACGGTCAGGTTCAAAAAATAGTATTTAGGATGAAATTTTTAATTCAGTTTTTAATTATCATTGCATTCTCTTTTGCGGGAGAATTGCTCCATTATCTGCTGCCGCTGCCTATCCCTGCCAGCATCTATGGCATCGTCTTGCTCTTTGCGGCTTTGGAGTTGAAGTTGGTCAAGGTGAAGCATATCAGGGAGACGAGTGGTTTTCTGATTGCCATCATGCCTGTGATGTTTATTCCTGCTGCAGTGGGTCTCATTGATTCCTGGCAGTCGATTGCCGGCGCATGGCTGCAGTATGTTGTCGTTACCGTGGTCAGCACCTTCGTGGTTATGGGGGCTTCGGGATGGATTACGCAGTTTGTTATCAGAAAGGGAAAGGAGGCGAAGAAATGATGTCGCTTTTCTTATCTTCTGTTGCCATGCTGGGTGCTTCGGTTCCGTTGTTCCAGGATTCCGTATTTTTCGGAGTTCTCATCAGTCTGGCTGCATACGCCATCGGTATGTTGCTGAAGGTAAAGACAGGATGGTCGCTGATGAACCCGTTGCTTATCTCTATCATCTTGGTGATTGTTACCTTGCTGATTACTGGGGTAGACTACAAGACGTATAGTGCGGGTGCCAACTGCATCAGTTATCTGCTTACTCCTGCAACCATTTGTCTGGCTGTGCCGCTTTATCAGCAGGTAGAGTTGCTCAAGAAGAATTATCGTGCTGTATTGATTGGTATCCTGGCGGGTGTGTTGGCAAGTCTCTGTTCTGTCTTGATTCTGGCTTTGCTCTTCCATTTCGACCATGCGGCTTACGTCACCTTCCTTCCGAAGTCTATCACCACCGCCATCGGTATCGGTGTTTCTGAGGAGTTGGGAGGTCATGTTTCCGTAACTGTAGTGGTTATCATCGTAACGGGTGTCCTGGGCAATATCTTTGCAGAGAAATTCCTCAAGCTGCTCTGCATCAAGGAACCTATAGCCAAAGGTATCGCCATCGGATGTTCTGCCCATGCGCTGGGTACGGCGAAGGCGATGGAGATGGGTACCATCGAGGGTGCGATGAGTAGCCTTTCCATTGTGGTATGTGGTGTGATGACGGTGATTGGTTCTTCCATCTTCGCCATGTTCATGTAACCATGTAAGCAACATTTGCTTTCTTATCATCTTGGTTCATAAGAATCATGCAATATTTAGTCCCTTTTTTCGTTTTATAAATATGAAACGAAAAAAGGGATTTTTATATATATTAATAGGTGGTATGACTACTGCCTTCATGGTAAGTTGTGCTGATGATGAGAGTTTCTCATCATCCCGTAACGACTTGCTCGCTTTTTCCATGGATACAGTTTGCCTGGACACTACTTTCTCGAATGTGCCTACGCCAACCCGAAGCTTCTGGGTTTATAATCATACGGGAAAGGGATTGCGCTGTTCTTCTGTAAGATTGGAAAACGGAAATCAGACTGGGTATCGGGTGAATGTGGACGGTTCGTTTCTGGGGCAGACCGCTGGTTTCCAGACTCAGAATGTTGAGGTGCGCAAGGGTGATAGTATCCGTGTATTCGTGGAACTGACTTCTCGCCAGCAATATCAGGATGATCCGCAGCTGGTGGAAGATAATCTGCTCTTTCAATTGGAGAGTGGAGTGCAGCAGAAGGTGAACCTGAAGGCTTATTCGTGGGATGCCACTTTGCTGAACAATCCCACCATCAGGAAGGATTCTACCATCAGAGATAGCAAGCCGATTGTGATATACGGCGGAATGAAGGTGGACAGTTTGGCTACGCTTACTATTGGGGCTGGCACCCGACTGTATTTTCATGAGAATGCCGGGCTGAAGGTGTATGGAACCCTCCATGTTCAGGGTGAACAAGGCAAGGAGGTGGTGATGAGAGGAGATAGAATCGACAATATGTTTGATTATCTGCCTTACGACCGCACTCCGGGACAATGGCAAGGTATCCAGCTGATGGCATCATCATATAATAATGTCATCAACTATGCTGATATCCATAGCACCTATCATGGTATCCTTGTTGATTCATGCGATGTGACCAGGCAGAAACTCCTGGTGCAGAATGCTACGGTTCACAATTGTCAGGGCTATGGTATCCTCGTTGATTCTGCCAAGGTTCAGATATACAATAGTCAGATTTCCAACACGCTGGAGCATCCGCTTTATGTGCATGGTGGCGATGTGGAAGTGAATGGATGTACCATCGCTCAGTTCTATCCGTTTGATGGACGCCGTGCTACGGCTATCGGATTCATGCCTCCTGTCAGCAACCTCAAGGTGACGAACTCGCTTGTTACGGGCTACCACGACGATGAGGTGGTCTGGAGTGCGCCAAAGGAAGATGAAGTCTGCAATTTCAGTTTTGACCATTGTGTGCTGCGTACGGAAAAGATGGAGACAGACGACAGTCTGAAGTTCACGAACATCATATTTGAGGATGTGAAGGACACCACCCGATTTGGTGAGAAGCATTTCCGCCTGTTTGATACCGACAACTTGAAGTACGATTTCCGCCTCCGCAAGGAATCGGCTGCCATTGGAGCAGCAGATGCTGCCACCTCATTGCCTGCCGACCGCCTGGGATTTCGCCGTGACGACAAACCGGATGCGGGCTGCTATGAGTTTGAGGAACAGCTAGAAGAAAATGACAAGAAAGAATAGGATTGTGAGGGTAGGAATGATGGTGTTAGCCTTGATTCCTGTTCTTGCATTTGCAAAAGGGATGCAGATTGGAAAGATGGATAATCTGTCGTTGCCGGTTTCTTCCCAGCAGCAGAAGAAAGAAGATGCCGAACTGCTGGCAAGAGCACTGGATTATTTCGTTTCCAGGAAATATCATGAATGTCTGATTCTTCTGGAAAGGCTCGACAAGACCTATCGCCTGAATCCCAGATACAAGGCATACTTGGGAGTGTGCTATTATTATGAATGGGATTATGAGCAAACCATCAGGTGTCTCGACCCGGTTATCCCCCAGTTGGAGAACTTTGCGCCTCAGGAACGTTCTTTCTATTGCTGGGCTGATGCAGAGAGCCATTTCGGTTTGCAGCAATACGAATCGGCTTTGCCGCTTTATGAGCAGATGCTTTCTCTTTGTCAGGAGAATGAGAAGCCTGATGCCTATTATCGCTTGGGCTTCTGTCATCTTTTCCGGGCGAGGGATATGGAGAAATCTGCAAGTAGGGAAGAGATGATGGCAGAATATACGAAGGCTCGTGATTATCTGCGGAATGCATTGAAGGGTTACCTGCGTTATCGCAATACGGCAGATGAAAAGGCACGTATCGCCCAGATTCAGCACATGCTGAAGGGGATGAGGTGATCTGTTGTAATGAGGCAATCTGCTGTAATAAGGTAATCTTCAGTATCGCAGGAAACAAAGAGGATAACAATATAGAAAGAGGGCGTGTCATAGATTATCTACGACACGCCCTTTTTGCGTTTTATTCTTTCATGTTGGCATCTACGAATGAGAATGGCAACAAATCTTTGATACTTCCGAAGCAATAGATGCCAGCCTCGCCGTATAGCAGGATGCGTACAGGCTGCTTGTATCGGTCTTCCATCTCAAGAATCACCTGGCGGCAAGCACCACATGGCGATATGGGCGACTTGAGGAAGCCGTTCGCATTTCTGGCTGCTATGGCCAGGGTAGTGATGGCCTGCTCAGGATAGTTAGACTGAGCTCCGAAGATGGCACTTCTCTCTGCGCAGAGGCCAGAAGGGAAGGCTGCATTTTCCTGGTTGGCTCCAATGACGATTCTTCCGTCAGCAAGCAGGCAGGCAGCTCCTACATAGAAGTGACTATAGTTGGCATAGGAATTATGGGTAGCTTCCATTGCCTTCCTGATCAATGTCTGTTCCGTTTCATTCAGTTCAGATAGCTGGGCTATCTGGTAGTTGATGTTCAGTGTCTGCTCTTTCATAAGCTAAGTTATTTGGTGTAAAAGTCGATGATGTCTGTCAGGGCTTTTTTGCATACCGCACAGAAGTTTGGGGTTTCGTTGATGCGCATTCTGCAATCCTGTACGCCACGGTATACGCCCTTTACGCTATAGCCGGCTCCCTCGAAGACTCCCACTTTATTCACAGCCTCCTTTTCCTTCTTGGAAAGAGGTGTTGGTATTGGGGTGCCCTTCTTGATCATACCCTTCCATTTGCTGTCGAAGTCAACCAAGGTGGTGATGTTCTTCTCCCATGGTTCCACGTCGTGAGGATACATTGGGATGGCTTCTGATTCGTAGGCATATTCATCGGCAAGTCCGGCGAAGGAATGTCCGAATTCATGTACTACCACTGGCTTGAACCATTTCTGATGACAGGTGGTCAGATTGTATGAGTTCAGGATACCGCCGCCGCCATATCTGGTGGAATTTACGAGAACGATGATGTGCTCGTAGGGTGTTCCTGCCAGACAATTGTGCAGATCCTTCAGATGCAGGGTGGTGAGATAGCGTTCACTATAGAAGGTGTCGAAGTGGGAACTCAGAGCGGTCTTCTTCCAGATACCCTTGCCTGGTTCGCTGGTACCACTATCCTGCGATACCGATTTCACAGCAACAACGTTGAATCTGTCTTTCATGCTCTTGAAAGGCTCGTGTGCAAAGATGGCGTCGTTGGCTTCCTTGGCATCCTGCAGGAAGATAGGCATCTCTTCTTCCGTATATCCTTCTGCCACGTAGGCGATGTGGATGCACTTGTTGGTATCCGCTGCCGCCTGCAAGGTTTCGTATGGGGTAGGATTGTCGCCCTTGTGATGAATCAGAATGTCTTTAGGTGCTACCTGATGGGTGAGCGATGTCATGATTTCGCGGCGGTTGTTGCGCAGGTCAAGGGTGATATCTACCGTATCCTTTGGCATGGGTACCAGAAAGACATTCTCGAAACTCTGGGTGTTCTTGGCTGCCTCTGGATAGGAGAGCCATTCCTGGAAGAGCGTAGAGAAGGAATTGCGGTAGATTACTTTGCCCGAACGGTGGTCGCGCACGGTAATCTGTCCGTTACCTTCTACCGGCAACTCGCTGAGTCGCTGTTTCTTACCATACCAGCGTGGCAATACGTTCAACTCGTCAACGGCAATCAGCTGCTTGTCGCTGTTGCCGGCAAAAGTGTAATCAACTCTCAAAGTCTTGTCAACGAAATAATCGTCAAAATTCTGCGCCTTTACCTGGCTGGCTCCCATGAGCATGGCTAGGACTGCAAGTGAAAAGATATATTTCTTCATTGTCTATTATTTTATTTATCTGATTCTAATCTTCTTTATTATCTGATTCTGATTCTATCGCCAATCTTAATCTGATGGTCAACATCAAAATTGTTCATCTTGTAGAGATACTTCAGTCTGATACCATACTTCTGTGAGATGGTATACATACTTTCGCCGTTTCTTACGATGTGTGGACGATTCTTATACTGTTTTGGAGCCTTCTTGCGCTTCTTCTTGAGATAAATTACTTCTCCTCTGTGCAGAACGTCGTTCTTGTCTCGTTCGTTGTATTTGGCAAGCTTGCGCCAACTGATTTCTATTTCCTTACCCAATGCCTTGAAGGTATCGCCCTCGCGGGTAATCAGGTAATAGTTGTCATTGAACTTGTGGATAGGGTGCAGAAGTCCCTGGGCATTGACAGCCTGTTCTGTTCCGCTATGCTCGGCCATGAAACGGTCGAATCGCTTCGCCTTGTCATAGTCGAAGAGCTTGTAAAGTTCTATGATTTGTATCAGCTTGTTGGCATATTGCGGATTGGTGGCATAGCCACACTGTTTCAATCCTCGTGCCCACCCCTTGTAGTCGCGCTGTCCCAATTCGAAGAGACGGGCATAGCGTGGCTGTCTAGCCAGAAACTTGCTATGGTCTTCATAGCTGTCTCTGGCATCCTTGTAAACACGGAAGCACTCGCCGCGGGCATCGTCGTCGTGGTATTGGGTAGGGCCTGTCCAGTTGTGGCATTTGATGCCAAAATGGTTGTTTCCCTGCGTTGCCAAGACGCTCTTGCCAGCGCCGCTCTCAAAGAGTCCCTGCGCCAGAGTGATGCTGGCTGGAATATGGTAGCGGAGCATCTGTTCGATGGCGAGGTCCTTGTATTGGTTGATGTATGTCTGATAAGACTGATTCCATTTCATCTGCGCATGAGATGTAGCGCAGATGAGTAAAGAAATGCCTATTATATATGTTTTTATTCGATTCATAATGCAAAAATATAAAAAAAATCGGGAAAATCGTACATAATTTAAGTATTTTCACTATCTTTGCATAGAAATTAGAAAAAATGAAGGCATATAGAACAAAAATAGTGGTAGCATTGGGTTCTAACGTCAATCAGGAAGCCCATATCCAGCAAGCCAAGGCTTTGCTTGAAGCTACTTTTAATGATATGGAATTTGGCACTTCCTTATGGACCGAACCTATAGGAATATCATCTGATAAATTTCTGAATGTGATAGGAGTGGGATATACGAATGTAAATAAGGAACGTACTATTCTGGCTCTGAAAAACATGGAGCATAAATGTGGAAGAAGAATAGGAGAGAGTAGAAAGGGTATCATTGCCCTGGATATCGATTTGCTGCTCTTTGGTTCTGAGCGTTTGCACGAGGGCGACTGGAACAGGGGGTACATCAAGAACCTGCTTCTGCAATTGGGAGTTTCCGTGGACTGAGCTTTAGAAGATTTTTAAAGCTCAGTGGACGGAAGAATTGTGTGATTCCTGAAAGAATTGATGATTTCGGGAAGAAATTGATGATTCCGGGAAGGGGGTTATAGTTCCGGAATCGGATTTTCTTTTGTAAGGTGGAGCTCTATCACTTTACCTGTTTCTAATGATTTCTTTACGTTGATGAGCCGTTGGTTGCTGCTCCCTCTGAAAAAGAGGTCTTCATCACGAAGGTCCTTCATAAACGGACCATCTACCAATACGTCTATCAGTTTCAACAGCTCAAGTTGTTTGGGATTCTTCAGCAGATTCTCAAACTTGTAGCCGGTGAAGCACCAGATATCTTTATCGCTTTGCGCCCGGATGGCACGTGCCAACTCTGCAAAGCCTTCTGCCTGGAACATCGGGTCACCGCCGGTAAAGGTGACATTGGCGAATGGATCGTCCATGATTTCTTTCATGATCTCCTCCGTTGAGGTCATCGTGCCATGGTTGATGTCCCACGATTGAGGGTTATGGCATTCTGGACAATGGTTGGGACAACCGGCACAATAGATAGAGGTCCGGAAGCCCGGACCATCTACCATTGTATCGTGTACTATACTTAAAACGCTTATCATGACGGATGTTAAGAGTTTGGTGTGTCAATGTGGGTAACACGGTCGTGGAGCTCAGCCAGCTTGCCGCTGTTCCAACGGTCGGTGGTACCTACCAGGTAACCTGTAATTCGCTGCAACTTGTCGATGTGGCGGCTGCCGCACTTAGGGCAAACCTCAAGGTTGGCATCTGCATTCTCGTATCCGCAGTCGAGACAACGGTTACGGTTGTGGTTTACAGAGCCATAGCCCATGTTGTACTTATCCATCATGTCAACAACGCTTGCAATTACTGCAGGGTTGTGGGTTGCATCACCATCAATCTCTACATAGAAGATGTGGCCGCCACGGGTCAAATCGTGGTAAGGTGCCTCTATCTGTGCCTTTTTCATGGCGGTGCACTTGTAATATACTGGCACGTGGTTACTGTTGGTATAGTAATCGCGGTCGGTAACGCCAGGGATAATGCCAAACTGCTTGCGGTCTTTCTTGGTGAACTTACCGCTCAATCCCTCGGCTGGTGTAGCGAGGATAGAGTAGTTGTGATGATACTGCTCGCTGAACTCGTTTGCACGGTCGCGCATGTAGGTCACAATCTTTAATCCTAATTTCTGAGCTTCCTCGCTCTCGCCATGGTGATGACCGATGAGAGCTACGAGGCACTCTGCCAGACCGATGAATCCGATACCGAGTGTACCATGGTTGATGACGCTTTCGATGGTCTCCTCTGGCTTCAGCCTTTCTGCGCCCACCCAGAGATACTTCATCAGCAATGGGAACTGCTTAGCCATCGCTGTCTTCTGGAACTGGAAGCGCTCGTCGAGCTGCTTGGCTGTGATGTCGAGGATGTTGTCGAGCTTGGCAAAGAACATGTCGATGCGCTGCTGCTTGTTCTCGATGCCCATGCACTCGATGGCGAGTTTCACGATATTGATGGTAGAGAAACTCAAGTTACCACGAGCGATGCTGGTCTTCTCGCCCCAACGGTCTTCGAATACACGTGTGCGGCACCCCATGGTCGCGATTTCCCACTTGTAACGCTCAGGATCGTCGGCACGCCACTTCTCGTTCTGGTTGAAGGTAGCGTCGAGGTTGAGGAAGTTAGGGAAGAAACGACGGGCAGTTACCTTGCAGGCCAACTGGTAGAGGTCGTAGTTGCGATCTTCCTTCAGATAGTTTACGCCACGCTTTTTCTTCCAGATTTGGATTGGGAAGATGGCTGTCTCACCATTGCCTACACCCTCGTAGGTGCTCTGCAGAATCTCGCGCATGATGCAACGTCCCTCGGCGCTGGTATCTGTACCATAGTTGATAGATGAGAATACCACCTGGTTTCCGCCACGAGAGTGGATGGTGTTCATGTTGTGGATGAATGCCTCCATGGCCTGGTGTACGCGGTTCACGGTCTTGTTGATGGCATGCTGCTCAAGGCGGGCTTTGCCCTCAAGACCTGCGAGGTCTTTCTCCAAATAGTCGTCGATGGCGATGTCGTAGAGGTCGCTCAGGTCTTCGCC
The Segatella copri DNA segment above includes these coding regions:
- a CDS encoding M64 family metallopeptidase, with product MKKYIFSLAVLAMLMGASQVKAQNFDDYFVDKTLRVDYTFAGNSDKQLIAVDELNVLPRWYGKKQRLSELPVEGNGQITVRDHRSGKVIYRNSFSTLFQEWLSYPEAAKNTQSFENVFLVPMPKDTVDITLDLRNNRREIMTSLTHQVAPKDILIHHKGDNPTPYETLQAAADTNKCIHIAYVAEGYTEEEMPIFLQDAKEANDAIFAHEPFKSMKDRFNVVAVKSVSQDSGTSEPGKGIWKKTALSSHFDTFYSERYLTTLHLKDLHNCLAGTPYEHIIVLVNSTRYGGGGILNSYNLTTCHQKWFKPVVVHEFGHSFAGLADEYAYESEAIPMYPHDVEPWEKNITTLVDFDSKWKGMIKKGTPIPTPLSKKEKEAVNKVGVFEGAGYSVKGVYRGVQDCRMRINETPNFCAVCKKALTDIIDFYTK
- the nrdG gene encoding anaerobic ribonucleoside-triphosphate reductase activating protein; the protein is MISVLSIVHDTMVDGPGFRTSIYCAGCPNHCPECHNPQSWDINHGTMTSTEEIMKEIMDDPFANVTFTGGDPMFQAEGFAELARAIRAQSDKDIWCFTGYKFENLLKNPKQLELLKLIDVLVDGPFMKDLRDEDLFFRGSSNQRLINVKKSLETGKVIELHLTKENPIPEL
- a CDS encoding glucosaminidase domain-containing protein, whose protein sequence is MNRIKTYIIGISLLICATSHAQMKWNQSYQTYINQYKDLAIEQMLRYHIPASITLAQGLFESGAGKSVLATQGNNHFGIKCHNWTGPTQYHDDDARGECFRVYKDARDSYEDHSKFLARQPRYARLFELGQRDYKGWARGLKQCGYATNPQYANKLIQIIELYKLFDYDKAKRFDRFMAEHSGTEQAVNAQGLLHPIHKFNDNYYLITREGDTFKALGKEIEISWRKLAKYNERDKNDVLHRGEVIYLKKKRKKAPKQYKNRPHIVRNGESMYTISQKYGIRLKYLYKMNNFDVDHQIKIGDRIRIR
- a CDS encoding tetratricopeptide repeat protein; its protein translation is MTRKNRIVRVGMMVLALIPVLAFAKGMQIGKMDNLSLPVSSQQQKKEDAELLARALDYFVSRKYHECLILLERLDKTYRLNPRYKAYLGVCYYYEWDYEQTIRCLDPVIPQLENFAPQERSFYCWADAESHFGLQQYESALPLYEQMLSLCQENEKPDAYYRLGFCHLFRARDMEKSASREEMMAEYTKARDYLRNALKGYLRYRNTADEKARIAQIQHMLKGMR
- the cdd gene encoding cytidine deaminase, yielding MKEQTLNINYQIAQLSELNETEQTLIRKAMEATHNSYANYSHFYVGAACLLADGRIVIGANQENAAFPSGLCAERSAIFGAQSNYPEQAITTLAIAARNANGFLKSPISPCGACRQVILEMEDRYKQPVRILLYGEAGIYCFGSIKDLLPFSFVDANMKE
- a CDS encoding 2-amino-4-hydroxy-6-hydroxymethyldihydropteridine diphosphokinase is translated as MKAYRTKIVVALGSNVNQEAHIQQAKALLEATFNDMEFGTSLWTEPIGISSDKFLNVIGVGYTNVNKERTILALKNMEHKCGRRIGESRKGIIALDIDLLLFGSERLHEGDWNRGYIKNLLLQLGVSVD